From a region of the Halomonas sp. HL-93 genome:
- the msrB gene encoding peptide-methionine (R)-S-oxide reductase MsrB yields MAKIDKSPDQWREQLTPEQYRVTREKGTERPFTGDYQVSDTQGIYHCVCCHAPLFENEHKFDAGCGWPSFDRPLGTRCIEEHQDTSHGMARTEVVCAHCDAHLGHVFPDGPPQSTGLRYCINSVSLEFHPDE; encoded by the coding sequence ACAACTTACGCCAGAGCAGTACCGCGTCACCCGCGAAAAAGGCACAGAGCGTCCGTTTACGGGCGATTATCAGGTCAGTGATACCCAAGGCATCTACCACTGTGTTTGCTGCCACGCACCGCTGTTTGAGAACGAGCACAAATTTGATGCCGGCTGCGGCTGGCCCAGTTTTGACCGTCCTCTCGGCACTCGCTGCATTGAGGAACACCAGGACACATCCCATGGGATGGCCCGCACCGAAGTGGTGTGCGCCCACTGCGACGCCCACCTGGGTCACGTCTTTCCTGACGGCCCACCCCAAAGCACCGGATTACGCTACTGTATCAACTCGGTATCGTTAGAGTTTCATCCCGACGAATAA